A portion of the Deltaproteobacteria bacterium genome contains these proteins:
- a CDS encoding NAD-dependent epimerase/dehydratase family protein — protein sequence MTQTRTVAVLGATGYIGGRLVPALLEKGWRVRAIGRNTDKLRCRPFASDPGVELAQADVLDRPTLMAALRGCSAAFYLVHSMFPGVKDFEDQDRRAALTMRDAAQ from the coding sequence ATGACGCAAACACGGACCGTGGCGGTGCTCGGGGCCACGGGCTACATTGGCGGGCGCTTGGTGCCGGCCCTGCTGGAAAAAGGCTGGCGCGTGCGGGCCATCGGCCGCAACACGGACAAGCTGCGCTGTCGCCCCTTTGCCAGCGACCCAGGCGTGGAACTGGCCCAGGCCGATGTTTTGGACCGACCGACATTGATGGCCGCGCTACGCGGCTGCTCCGCCGCCTTTTATCTGGTCCATTCCATGTTTCCCGGCGTGAAGGACTTCGAGGACCAGGACCGCCGCGCGGCCCTGACCATGCGCGACGCGGCCCAGGA